In Aspergillus flavus chromosome 3, complete sequence, one genomic interval encodes:
- a CDS encoding putative transporter, translating into MASTDAPPPYSIYNSTPTHKTEASSFECIGSGGGNLESQRWVVQPEDSSGGEENEPLWRPSFVDWLNILMLLLLSMMITIDGTILVSILPSLTASLKMSAADAFWCGTGYLLPCAIMQPYFTALSGFVQRRYQMLLALGLFTVGTIICCLSNNFAQIIAGRVIQGIGAGGIMSGTFILLADLIPLKERPMYCGLLILFGAVGAVIGPFLGGLFIDHLNWRWAFYINFPFLFVIFGQLIFLPLPPKQTWDSTHRLKSIDWGGGILFLASAGSFLIGISWGGVQYPWNSWKTYVPIVLGGLGLIANLFWERYMTSNPILHIHLFRSIRSIAAYMLVFLYGFLSLGELYCIPIYFQSAKLRSATSASITLIPITAAILPAAAVTGILITRFGYIHWPLWLSWIITAIATGCLISWDTSTTTVQWVFNLIAVGVGQGITLSSLNSCVQVLADPKDTSHAFAMYAFIRTVGMCVGVPVGGTIFSNRLKYHAHNLGLPDAIGRNVEGGIEAFKNMTATAEQVEAFKLAYARAFRNVAEVLTGLAVLGLIISMFVRRVRL; encoded by the exons ATGGCTTCTACAGACGCACCCCCACCTTACTCAATATACAACAGCACTCCAACTCATAAGACTGAGGCTTCATCTTTTGAGTGTATTGGCTCAGGAGGAGGCAACCTAGAATCACAAAGATGGGTTGTGCAGCCCGAGGACTCtagtggaggagaagaaaatgaaccTTTGTGGAGACCAAGTTTTGTGGACTGGTTAAATATCCTCATGCTATTGTTGCTCTCCATGATGATTACTATAGATGGCACAATCTTGGTGTCCATATTACCG tccTTGACAGCGTCACTCAAGATGAGCGCAGCGGATGCATTTTGGTGTGGGACGGGATATCTACTTCCATGCGCTATTATGCAACCTTACTTCACTGCACTGTCCGGCTTCGTACAGCGGCGGTACCAAATGCTTCTGGCATTAGGGCTGTTCACTGTTGGGACTATAATATGCTGTCTCTCGAACAATTTCGCGCAAATAATTGCCGGTCGTGTGATCCAAGGAATCGGTGCAGGAGGTATAATGTCGGGAACGTTTATATTACTAGCAGACCTGATACCGCTCAAAGAGCGGCCTATGTATTGTGGTCTTCTTATTCTCTTTGGTGCAGTTGGAGCAGTGATAGGGCCCTTTCTTGGGGGTTTATTTATCGACCATCTGAACTGGCGGTGGGCGTTCTATATCAACTTcccatttctttttgtcaTTTTCGGACAGCTAATTTTCTTACCTCTGCCCCCAAAGCAAACATGGGATTCTACCCATCGGCTTAAGTCTATCGATTGGGGTGGTGGCATACTATTTCTCGCAAGCGCAGGAAGCTTCCTTATCGGTATAAGCTGGGGTGGCGTTCAATATCCATGGAACAGCTGGAAAACTTATGTTCCAATTGTTCTGGGTGGTCTGGGGCTTATAGCGAATCTGTTCTGGGAACGATATATGACCTCTAACCCGATTCTCCATATCCACCTGTTCAGAAGCATCCGGTCAATTGCGGCCTATATGTTAGTCTTTCTCTATGGGTTTCTG AGCTTGGGCGAGCTATATTGCATCCCAATCTACTTTCAATCGGCCAAGCTCCGCAGTGCGACCAGCGCCAGTATAACCTTAATTCCTATTACAGCTGCAAttcttccagcagcagctGTTACAGGGATTTTAATCACAAGGTTTGGCTATATTCACTGGCCACTGTGGCTGTCTTGGATAATCACAGCTATAGCGACCGGGTGCCTTATCTCATGGGATACAAGTACAACTACAGTGCAATGGGTTTTCAACCTTATAGCTGTTGGTGTCGGCCAGGGGATCACTTTGTCTTCGCTGAATTCATGTGTGCAAGTACTGGCAGACCCAAAAGACACAAGCCATGCCTTCGCGATGTACGCCTTTATCCGTACTGTGGGAATGTGCGTTGGAGTGCCAGTGGGCGGTACGATATTCAGCAATAGGTTGAAATATCATGCTCACAACCTGGGACTCCCTGATGCGATAGGACGGAATGTGGAGGGAGGTATTGAAGCATTCAAAAATATGACGGCTACTGCAGAGCAGGTGGAGGCTTTCAAACTTGCATATGCTAGGGCATTCCGCAACGTGGCCGAAGTTCTGACAGGACTTGCTGTACTGGGTCTCATTATTTCCATGTTTGTGCGACGTGTCAGGCTGTAA
- a CDS encoding cytochrome protein (cytochrome P450, putative) yields MALFTFRLLPLVCTASIAIYVLSRFMHFETKSTGALTYSITFIIYLLYWLYIYPYHLSPLRHVPTVPGCPLWGHVFEIFNAEIGAVQQKWHKTHGPIVRYFYPFGKEILSVVDNSALKHILVEASYNYEKTASNRKFLSRLFGEGILTAGGKVHAQQRKALNPAFSISAIKALAPAFWDYSCSMSSYWEQDIKESSDDSVSLDISDWASRATLDIIVAVGFGAKIDTLHNSTAPLIEAFRTVFRFDAVAKLLAVLHILFPIVRYLPIKENREVDAAKRTLFEFASGLIQEKEANINSTGNNILSQLVRGDRKPQAAGEDIFSRVICDQIATFLGVGQDTSATWLSWTLHLLSKHQHMQVKLREEIRSHFPFLFRSATHEKIDFTEVDVDRLSYLNNVCRESLRFIPPIPFVSREAASDERLGEYFIPKGTVIHIPINTIHRMPEYWGPNSNAFDPDRWNCLPASYTNNAFLPFTQGPRGCIGRKFADTEVKTILCCLLSKFQFSPDPAVQDPEELKRYRIVQKSQYGIRLKVSKLDG; encoded by the coding sequence ATGGCGCTTTTTACATTCCGGCTTTTGCCCCTTGTATGTACCGCAAGCATTGCAATATATGTGCTATCACGGTTTATGCACTTTGAAACAAAAAGCACCGGTGCATTAACATATTCAATTACCTTTATCATTTATTTGCTGTACTGGCTATACATCTACCCCTACCATTTGTCTCCCCTCCGGCATGTGCCTACAGTACCAGGATGTCCACTGTGGGGTCATGTTTTCGAGATCTTCAATGCTGAAATTGGCGCAGTCCAACAGAAGTGGCATAAGACACATGGCCCTATTGTCCGATACTTTTACCCCTTTGGAAAGGAGATCCTGTCGGTCGTGGATAACTCTGCGCTCAAGCATATCCTGGTCGAAGCTTCATACAACTATGAAAAAACTGCCAGCAATCGGAAATTTTTGTCTCGGTTATTTGGTGAAGGTATTTTGACTGCAGGGGGAAAGGTACACGCCCAACAGCGAAAAGCTCTCAACCCTGCTTTCTCTATAAGCGCAATTAAAGCACTTGCTCCCGCCTTCTGGGACTATTCTTGCTCGATGTCTAGCTACTGGGAGCAGGATATCAAGGAGAGTAGCGATGACAGTGTATCCCTGGATATTTCGGACTGGGCATCGCGAGCTACCCTCGATATTATTGTCGCCGTTGGCTTTGGGGCCAAGATCGACACACTTCACAATTCAACTGCGCCTTTGATAGAGGCCTTTCGCACGGTTTTCAGATTCGATGCTGTCGCAAAACTCCTAGCTGTGCTCCATATACTGTTCCCGATTGTTCGGTACCTTCCTATAAAAGAGAATCGTGAGGTCGATGCAGCTAAGCGCACCCTTTTCGAGTTTGCATCAGGCCTGATCCAGGAGAAAGAGGCTAATATTAATTCGACTGGTAATAACATATTGTCACAACTTGTTCGTGGTGACCGGAAGCCTCAAGCCGCGGGTGAGGACATCTTCTCTCGGGTAATTTGCGATCAAATTGCCACTTTTCTTGGAGTAGGCCAAGATACAAGCGCCACCTGGTTATCATGGACTCTCCATCTTCTCAGCAAGCACCAACACATGCAGGTCAAGCTGCGGGAGGAGATACGTTCTCACTTCCCCTTTCTATTCAGAAGCGCCACGCACGAGAAGATTGATTTCACTGAAGTCGATGTAGATCGCCTATCTTATCTGAATAATGTCTGTCGGGAGTCCTTACGATTTATTCCTCCTATACCCTTTGTGTCACGCGAGGCTGCAAGTGATGAAAGGCTTGGCGAGTATTTCATCCCCAAGGGCACCGTTATCCACATCCCAATCAATACGATCCACCGGATGCCCGAATATTGGGGTCCTAACTCCAATGCCTTTGACCCAGACAGATGGAACTGTCTCCCGGCCTCTTACACGAATAACGCCTTCTTACCATTCACTCAAGGCCCTCGTGGCTGCATAGGCCGCAAATTTGCCGACACAGAGGTGAAGACAATACTGTGTTGCCTCTTGAGCAAATTCCAGTTCTCTCCTGACCCCGCCGTCCAAGACCCAGAGGAACTGAAAAGATATCGGATCGTCCAAAAGTCACAATACGGAATCCGACTTAAGGTCAGTAAACTTGATGGATAG
- a CDS encoding putative carboxylesterase codes for MATTTIQTKHLGQIRGKVAEGVTQFLGIKYATLEDRLADAQLVEKRDGDTLDATKDGPTAISPSFGCEVELAAIQHKLAAKELTQSGIDCLNLNIAVPEGTTASSKLPVFFFIHGGGLQIGANSWPQLEFKRFVKLSADKNLPVIAVSINYRLGVFGFLTSDELRKAGYKANNGLRDQRVALEWVRRHIEDFGGDPDNVTAAGESAGAGMATSVTYHLKSEVALFKRAIAMSGSYLFTQALPYDIHEQNYRQAILALGLESASTEERIQALLEKPAQELIASLPPSILAAPAVDGDLVASTATHAQTADRTSDLSEKRNWCTELMIGDCQMDASIVGLIMPNLKETCAEKFTTAMNNVLPSQPDVAQRILSEYGISRGMSDDEALPAVLDYINDICFFAPVLTLTRGWRGNSHVYYFNEGNPWEGPWKGRATHILDVAYLTQNFQKFMTPSQQRVATAFAEDFFKFCHGIHPWPAVTDGDIATNFTARVYGPSSEGHDSRLVSEPYKGESHRRSILFDCNHAVSLDELAGVFGVFRTM; via the exons ATGGCTACAACAACCATCCAAACGAAGCATTTGGGGCAGATCCGGGGCAAGGTCGCCGAAGGCGTAACACAATTCCTGGGGATCAAATACGCTACCCTAGAAGACAGACTTGCCGATGCACAACTCGTGGAGAAGCGCGATGGCGACACTCTCGATGCGACAAAGGACGG ACCAACAGCTATCTCACCTTCGTTTGGATGTGAAGTAGAGCTGGCCGCCATACAGCATAAACTGGCCGCCAAAGAGCTCACGCAGTCGGGCATCGACTGCCTCAATTTAAACATCGCTGTTCCCGAGGGCACTACCGCATCGTCGAAACTTCCggtgtttttctttattcATGGCGGAGGTCTGCAGATTGGAGCCAATTCATGGCCGCAACTTGAGTTTAAGCGTTTTGTAAAACTGTCCGCTGACAAGAACTTGCCCGTTATCGCGGTCTCGATCAA CTATCGGCTGGGGGTGTTTGGATTCTTGACTTCCGACGAGCTTCGAAAGGCCGGTTATAAAGCTAACAACGGTCTACGGGACCAAAGAGTCGCACTTGAATGGGTGCGAAGGCACATTGAAGATTTTGGCGGAGATCCAGACAATGTTACAGCAGCTGGAGAAAGCGCTGGTGCAGGTATGGCTA CATCGGTGACATATCATCTAAAGTCCGAAGTTGCTCTTTTCAAGAGAGCCATTGCGATGAGTGGCAGTTACCTCTTCACTCAAGCTTTACCGTATGACATTCATGAGCAGAATTATAGGCAAGCGATATTGGCACTGGGTTTAGAAAGTGCGAGCACAGAGGAGAGGATCCAGGCTCTGCTGGAAAAGCCAGCCCAAGAGCTGATTGCCTCATTGCCTCCCTCAATTCTGGCTGCCCCCGCAGTGGACGGTGACTTGGTGGCATCGACCGCTACACATGCTCAAACAGCTGATAGAACTTCTGATTTGtcagagaaaagaaattggTGCACTGAGCTGATGATCGGCGACTGTCAGATGGAT GCCAGCATTGTAGGATTGATCATGCCAAACCTAAAGGAAACCTGTGCGGAGAAATTTACCACAGCGATGAACAACGTACTACCATCACAGCCTGATGTGGCGCAACGCATCCTGAGCGAATATGGTATCAGCAGGGGCATGTCCGACGACGAGGCATTACCTGCAGTACTTGATTACATCAATGATATCTGTTTCTTTGCGCCTGTTCTGACTCTCACACGGGGTTGGAGGGGGAACTCTCACGTTTACTACTTCAATGAAGGAAATCCATGGGAGGGACCCTGGAAAGGAAGGGCAACCCACATCCTTGACGTTGCATATCTAACCCAAAACTTTCAAAAGTTCATGACACCCTCCCAACAACGTGTTGCGACTGCATTTGCAGAAGACTTCTTCAAGTTTTGTCACGGCATCCACCCGTGGCCAGCAGTCACAGATGGTGATATCGCTACCAATTTCACGGCTAGGGTGTATGGGCCAAGCTCCGAAGGGCATGATTCTAGGCTAGTGAGTGAGCCGTACAAGGGGGAGAGCCATCGCAGAAGCATTTTGTTTGACTGCAACCATGCAGTCTCGCTCGACGAGCTGGCCGGGGTATTCGGTGTTTTCAGGACAATGTGA
- a CDS encoding tetratricopeptide repeat protein, translating to MSSNTPKERADNIGSESEEEDVFHDARFPAEEEAQLLEESHSIKAEANKLFTAACYDQAISCYDRALASCPNYLDYEVAVLRSNMAACYLKLEDWKASVDSATACLDCLEKVVPSATERTDAPQEKQQESGSTDSVVEITGDDEEAEQEELKRLQKVDERKNDVMRIRAKALMRRARAKSQLSGWGNLQGAEEDYKLLASMENLPLDDRRIVQKALRELPDKIAKAREKEMAEMMGKLKDLGNGILKPFGLSTDNFKFTQDPNTGGYSMNFQS from the exons ATGTCAAGCAATACGCCTAAGGAACGCGCGGACAATATAGGGAGCGAgagtgaagaagaggatgtcTTTCATGATGCTAGATTTCctgctgaggaagaagct CAACTCCTAGAGGAATCTCACTCTATAAAAGCTGAAgctaataaactatttacCGCGGCTTGCTATGACCAAGCGATATCCTGCTACGATCGTGCCCTTGCCTCGTGTCCGAATTACCTCGATTACGAAGTCGCCGTGCTACGGAGTAATATGGCTGCGTGCTACCTGAAGCTGGAAGACTGGAAAGCCTCTGTTGATTCAGCAACAGCATGTCTCGACTGTCTAGAGAAAGTGGTCCCATCGGCGACTGAGAGGACGGATGCTCCCCAAGAAAAGCAGCAAGAGTCGGGCTCGACAGATTCCGTGGTGGAGATAACaggtgatgatgaagaggcagaacaagaagagcTCAAGCGGTTGCAGAAGGTTGACGAAAGGAAGAATGACGTTATGCGGATTCGGGCAAAGGCACTTATGCGACGTGCACGAGCAAAGTCGCAGCTTAGCGGATGGGGGAACCTGCAAGGAGCCGAAGAAGACTACAAGTTACTTGCCAGTATGGAAAATCTACCGCTCGATGATAGGCGCATTGTGCAAAAGGCTCTCCGGGAGCTTCCGGATAAGATAGCCAaggcaagagaaaaagaaatggcGGAGATGATGGGCAAATTGAAAGAT CTGGGTAACGGAATCCTTAAACCATTTGGGCTTTCGACCGATAATTTCAAATTCACCCAGGATCCGAATACGGGTGGATATAGCATGAACTTCCAATCTTAA
- a CDS encoding putative haloacid-halidohydrolase (HAD superfamily hydrolase, putative) — MTNSTPSLPPVRACLFDMDGLLIDSEDKYTAITNSILHEYGKPSLPWSIKAQLQGRPQPEAFKIFYDWAQLPISPEEYAAKQAALQSKYFPESQPLPGVRELLNKLLSTQKTDKPVYIALATSSHSRNYKLKSDHLQDLFAAFPESQRVLGDDPRIGKGRGKPLPDIYLLALETINSNLRQKGEKEITPEECLVFEDAVPGVEAGRRAGMRVVWCPHPGLLGAYKGREAEVLAGLTGEHKEEEKSTAEHEADELVAGRLGRSSGKPGQLNDGLGDLVPTLEDFPYEKYGIQPA; from the exons ATGACTAACTCTACTCCAAG TCTGCCCCCCGTGCGGGCATGTCTCTTCGATATGGACGGGCTCCTCATTGACTCGGAGGACAAATACACCGCCATTACAAACTCCATTCTGCACGAATATGGAAAGCCCTCACTGCCATGGTCCATCAAGGCTCAGCTTCAGGGCCGCCCGCAACCTGAG GCATTCAAAATCTTCTACGACTGGGCGCAACTCCCCATCTCACCGGAAGAATATGCCGCGAAACAAGCCGCCCTGCAGAGCAAATACTTCCCCGAGTCGCAACCTCTGCCCGGCGTGCGCGAACTCCTGAACAAACTTCTCTCAACGCAGAAAACTGATAAGCCCGTTTACATCGCATTGGCTACCTCGTCGCACAGCAGGAACTACAAGCTGAAGTCGGACCATCTGCAGGATCTCTTCGCGGCGTTCCCCGAATCCCAGCGTGTTCTGGGTGATGATCCTAGGATTGGGAAGGGAAGGGGCAAGCCCTTGCCGGATATTTACTTGCTTGCGTTAGAgactattaattctaatttacggcagaagggggagaaggaaatcaCGCCCGAGGAGTGTCTTGTTTTTGAGGACGCCGTTCCTGGGGTTGAGGCGGGAAGAAGAGCTGGTATGAGAGTCGTTTGGTGCCCTCATCCTGGCTTGTTGGGGGCTTACAAAGGCCGGGAGGCTGAGGTTTTGGCTGGTTTGACTGGTGAACAtaaagaggaggagaagtctACGGCTGAACATGAGGCGGATGAGCTCGTTGCAGGTAGATTGGGGCGGAGCTCGGGGAAACCTGGCCAGCTTAACGATGGGCTTGGGGATTTGGTTCCTACTTTGGAAGACTTCCCTTACGAGAAATATGGCATTCAACCTGCATAG
- a CDS encoding guanine nucleotide-binding protein: MTASSVTSSAPICVASTQRGDEAGDASLDSHSQGTPSTACCTDESASDTNYVKSVEWTPDGTTLLTNSADHHIRTYILPPDLLEERPSPHPLSPYSVLPSAEPTYATAIYPYYSLQDPSTTLFLSSVRDHPIRLASTLSPTLLATYSLVHPTTEAFITPHSIIYPHALGGTHFITGSDSLICLFDVSRPGNDGPVSWMPTIPSKRKQTVGGGVGMKGIISAMAINSTGDGILAAGTFSRQVGLYDSNGTGQSLGTFSIAKTDASRRIGGRGITQLLWSPCGRYLYIAERKSDGVMIYDIRVTGQLLGWLEGRKAITNQRMKVDIVSTNQGTSHEIWAGGTDGFMRVWRDPTHTAGGQEPEWEWKIHDDSVSSTVLHPMGNVVATCSGQRHYLDDEDSSSAGQLDNSVKVWSMPFLETC; encoded by the exons ATGACTGCAAGCAGTGTTACCAGCTCTGCACCTATATGTGTGGCTTCAACTCAACGAGGTGATGAGGCGGGTGATGCATCTCTAGACAGCCATAGTCAGGGTACTCCGAGCACCGCATGTTGCACCGATGAAAGCGCTTCCGACACAAATTATGTCAAAAGCGTAGAATG GACCCCCGATGGCACCACCCTGCTAACGAATTCTGCAGATCATCATATAAGGACTTATATCTT GCCCCCTGATCTTTTAGAAGAAAGACCATCACCGCATCCGTTGTCTCCTTACTCTGTGCTACCTTCAGCAGAGCCAACCTATGCAACTGCTATTTATCCTTACTATTCTCTCCAGGATCCATCTACTACACTTTTCTTATCATCGGTCCGAGATCATCCAATCAGACTGGCTTCGACTCTTTCCCCAACCTTGTTGGCGACTTATTCCTTGGTACACCCAACTACGGAAGCGTTTATAACGCCGCATTCAATTATCTATCCGCACGCCCTCGGTGGAACACATTTTATCACTGGGTCAGATAGCCTTATATGTCTTTTTGACGTTTCCCGACCTGGTAACGATGGACCTGTTTCTTGGATGCCTACTATACCCAGTAAGCGTAAACAGACAGTGGGTGGGGGCGTTGGAATGAAGGGTATCATTTCTGCTATGGCTATCAATTCGACAGGAGATGGTATATTAGCAGCTGGCACATTCTCAAGACAGGTGGGGCTATATGACTCAAACGGAACCGGGCAGTCCTTAGGCACGTTTAGCATTGCAAAGACCGACGCTAGTCGTCGTATTGGGGGTCGAGGTATTACTCAGCTGCTTTGGAGTCCTTGTGGACGATATCTATACATCGCTGAACGAAAGAGTGACGGCGTTATGATATACGACATCCGAGTAACCGGTCAATTACTTGGCTGGTTAGAAGGCCGCAAGGCTATCACTAACCAACGGATGAAGGTTGACATTGTCTCTACCAATCAAGGTACATCGCATGAGATCTGGGCTGGAGGAACTGACGGTTTCATGAGGGTATGGCGTGACCCGACACATACTGCTGGAGGACAGGAACCAGAATGGGAATGGAAGATCCATGATG ACTCGGTGAGCAGTACTGTACTACATCCAATGGGCAATGTTGTTGCTACGTGCTCCGGGCAAAGACACTATTTAGACGACGAAGACTCGTCTTCTGCAGGACAGCTTGATAATAGCGTGAAAGTATGGTCTATGCCATTTCTGGAGACCTGCTGA
- a CDS encoding putative nucleoporin NUP49/NSP49 gives MFSGLGGQQTNTGGGGLFGNSTATTSQPQSGGLFSGTANANTAQSGTTGGGLFGGASTAQTQSKPLFGGMGTSNNTGGSLFGGANQNNTQQQQQAQKPTLSLFGNQNTTTQQPAQPTAAAGTVVPGVKVDLSNLLPTTKYESCADEIKKELEVFDNYVLTQIKMCNEVGNMIPSIAAQGETIPNDVEFVQGKLETMQHALENDASDIDQLRSLVARDAAEAQVGFRAIDTLKLPLQFQPAAGSGWWSVQDQKLSDRQSLRSTRKNTLALPDDVEGDSSTTVNGVPVNLVDYFSQRSDEMGTVLERYKQNLKEIEDHLHGVEATLERQIHEFVTSRSRDGAAAGTPKSVLNDLAVVLGDVEAGILGVASRLGGVTEQVQEVVLGPPSLGEGRLNL, from the exons ATGTTCTCAGGCTTAGGCGGACAACAGACTAATACGGGGGGCGGCGGATTGTTTGGAAACTCCACAGCGACTACCTCCCAGCCACAATCGGGAGGTCTTTTCTCAGGAACCGCAAACGCAAACACAGCGCAGAGTGGCACAACTGGCGGAGGTTTGTTCGGGGGTGCTTCTACCGCACAAACTCAATCAAAACCCCTATTCGGTGGCATGGGAACGTCCAACAACACTGGCGGATCGCTATT CGGCGGTGCGAACCAAAACAACacgcaacaacagcagcaagctCAAAAGCCTACATTATCTTTGTTTGGAAACCAAAACACCACAACACAGCAACCAGCGCAGCCCACTGCAGCAGCTGGAACAGTAGTTCCAGGGGTCAAAGTGGACTTAAGCAACCTTCTACCGACAACTAAGTATGAGAGCTGTGCCgacgagatcaagaaggagctggaagTATTCGACAATTACGTTCTTACGCAAATCAAGATGTGCAACGAAGTGGGAAACATGATCCCTAGCATTGCTGCCCAGGGAGAAACCATTCCGAACGACGTGGAGTTTGTCCAAGGGAAGTTGGAAACAATGCAACACGCACTGGAGAACGATGCCAGCGATATTGATCAGTTACGAAGTCTTGTGGCTCGTGATGCGGCTGAAGCACAGGTGGGCTTCCGGGCGATTGATACCCTCAAGCTACCTCTGCAGTTCCAGCCTGCAGCGGGCTCTGGATGGTGGTCTGTTCAAGACCAGAAATTGTCTGATCGACAATCGTTGCGGTCAACACGCAAGAACACTTTGGCCCTCCCCGACGATGTCGAAGGCGACTCTTCTACAACCGTCAATGGAGTACCTGTCAACCTTGTCGATTATTTCTCTCAGCGTTCTGACGAGATGGGGACCGTCCTGGAACGTTACAAGCAGAACTtgaaagaaatcgaagacCACCTTCATGGAGTTGAGGCTACCCTGGAGCGGCAGATCCACGAATTCGTGACATCTCGCAGCCGCGATGGAGCCGCTGCAGGGACACCCAAATCGGTGCTTAATGATCTTGCCGTTGTGCTTGGGGACGTTGAGGCTGGTATTCTAGGCGTTGCCAGTCGTCTCGGGGGAGTTACAGAACAAGTTCAAGAAGTGGTGCTGGGGCCGCCATCTCTCGGCGAAGGTAGACTGAACCTGTAA
- a CDS encoding alpha-ketoglutarate-dependent taurine dioxygenase (putative taurine catabolism dioxygenase) produces the protein MAPSLEDPTLAPALDHAILPKKEVNGDNKFHYTPGRTVVERHDNYAYEDLLPSFPDIHWDPLEEIPYEDRGLRGDPKFRNLLRDATDVFDYTPKIGTEIHGVNLAKLDEAQKDDLARLVAVRGVVFFRDQKDLDIDAQRELGRHFGRLHKHATTSVPRKQGLEDVHVVYSGDNSGDQRALFTPSFLWHSDVTYEVQPPSYTMLKVLTGPPRGGGGDTLWTSQYAAYDALSSHMQTYLKGLTAIHSADMQASDSRALGRPVRREPVTTEHPLIRTNPVTGWNSLFFNPGFVTKIVGIPKTESDAIIKYLTDVIATTQEMHARFQWNKDDLAIWDNRTTNHTASYGFAPHRRHAVRVAAQAERPYLDPAGKSQEEEHIALYNLPPVNKDGARQSNYND, from the exons ATGGCCCCTTCACTCGAGGATCCGACCTTGGCTCCAGCCTTGGATCATGCTATTCTCCCAAAGAAAGAGGTCAACGGCGACAACAAGTTTCACTACACACCAGGACGCACAGTCGTCGAGCGTCACGATAACTACGCTTATGAAGACCTTCTACCTTCATTCCCTGATATTCATTGGGATCCGCTAGAAGAGATTCCATATGAAGACAGAGGGCTTCGCGGAGATCCTAAATTCCGTAACCTACTGCGGGATGCAACCGATGTTTTTGATTATACGCCCAAGATCGGGACTGAAATTCACGGTGTGAACTTGGCCAAGTTAGATGAAGCACAGAAGGACGACTTGGCTCGCCTAGTCGCTGTCCGTGGGGTGGTGTTCTTCCGTGACCAAAAGGACTTGGACATTGATGCCCAAAGAGAACTAGGAAGACATTTCGGGAGACTACATAAG CACGCAACTACGTCTGTTCCGAGGAAGCAAGGCTTGGAGGATGTCCATGTAGTTTACAGTGGAGACAATTCTGGTGACCAGCGGGCATTGTTCACGCCCAGCTTTTTGTGGCACTCGGACGTGACCTACGAGGTACAGCCACCATCATACACGATGTTGAAGGTTCTCACAGGGCCTCCCCGTGGAGGGGGTGGCGATACACTTTGGACCTCTCAGTATGCAGCATACGATGCTCTCTCCTCTCATATGCAGACATACCTGAAGGGCTTGACTGCGATCCACTCAGCAGACATGCAAGCTTCTGATTCACGAGCCCTCGGCCGACCAGTCCGTCGCGAGCCTGTCACCACAGAGCACCCTCTGATCCGCACCAACCCGGTGACTGGCTGGAACAGTCTTTTCTTCAACCCAGGGTTTGTGACAAAGATCGTTGGAATTCCTAAGACAGAGAGCGACGCTATTATCAAATATCTTACCGATGTGATTGCAACCACACAAGAGATGCATGCACGGTTTCAGTGGAACAAGGATGATCTAGCCATCTGGGACAATCGGACTACG AACCACACGGCGTCTTATGGATTTGCACCTCACCGCCGTCATGCGGTCCGGGTCGCTGCTCAGGCTGAACGGCCCTACCTAGACCCAGCCGGCAAATCACAAGAGGAGGAGCACATTGCGCTTTACAACCTGCCACCGGTGAACAAGGATGGTGCTCGCCAGTCAAATTACAATGACTGA
- a CDS encoding heat shock protein (chaperonin, putative) produces MSLLRNVKGLAPLLDRVLVQRIKPETKTASGIFLPESSVKEQNEAKVLAVGPGAVDKNGSRLPMSVAPGDHVLIPQFGGSAVKVGEEEYTLFRDHELLAKIKEN; encoded by the exons ATG TCTCTCCTCCGTAACGTCAAGGGTCTTGCTCCCCTTCTCGACCGCGTCCTGGTCCAGCGCATCAAGCCCGAGACCAAGACCGCCTCCggtatcttcctccccgagAGCAGCGTCAAGGAGCAGAACGAGGCCAAGGTCCTCGCCGTTGGCCCTGGTGCCGTCGACAAGAACGGTTCTCGCCTTCCCATGAGCGTTGCTCCCGGTGACCACGTCTTGATCCCTCAG TTCGGTGGTAGCGCCGTCAAGGTTGGCGAGGAAGAGTACACCCTTTTCCGGGACCATGA GCTCCTTGCCAAGATCAAGGAGAACTAG